In a single window of the Alphaproteobacteria bacterium LSUCC0684 genome:
- a CDS encoding ABC transporter ATP-binding protein: protein MADALVEFDSVVKRFGDFTAVETMNFTIDEGEFIAIMGPSGCGKTTTLRMLAGLEAPSEGEIRMQGRVMNTVPPHERDTPMVWQSLALFPFLNARENVEFGLQMRGVDAATRRRKALEWLDRLEIGEFAERDISSLSGGQKQRVALARSLVTEPKILLLDEPLSALDANLVIRMQSMLTRLQRELGITFVYVTHSQSEAFAMADRVVIMSRGHIAQIGAPKDIYRAPANRFVAEFVGRNNIISGKVKSAKGKTVTLEGDLGTFTLHLGDRPKPAPGDAGSFVIAADLVHLSATRPKAANSIECSLISEEFIGSVVTLFLEAPDGSEFKVQIQERELADMDLKHMGKVYVSWASERAHYIGAG, encoded by the coding sequence ATGGCTGATGCATTGGTAGAATTTGATTCGGTGGTCAAGAGATTCGGTGATTTCACCGCCGTGGAAACCATGAATTTCACCATTGATGAAGGTGAGTTCATCGCCATCATGGGGCCGTCGGGCTGCGGCAAGACGACAACCCTGCGGATGCTCGCAGGGCTTGAGGCACCGTCGGAAGGAGAGATCCGGATGCAGGGCCGGGTCATGAACACGGTGCCGCCGCATGAGCGTGATACCCCGATGGTCTGGCAGTCGCTGGCGCTGTTTCCTTTCCTGAACGCCCGGGAGAATGTCGAGTTCGGGCTTCAGATGCGCGGGGTGGATGCGGCGACGCGGCGACGCAAGGCTCTTGAATGGCTTGACCGGCTTGAAATCGGTGAATTTGCCGAACGTGACATCAGCAGTCTTTCGGGCGGCCAGAAACAGCGTGTTGCCCTGGCCCGTTCGCTGGTGACGGAACCGAAAATCCTTCTTCTGGATGAACCTCTTTCAGCGCTCGATGCCAATCTTGTCATTCGGATGCAGTCGATGCTCACCCGCCTGCAGCGTGAATTGGGGATCACCTTTGTCTATGTGACCCATTCCCAGTCCGAAGCCTTTGCCATGGCTGACCGGGTGGTGATCATGTCACGGGGGCATATCGCGCAGATAGGTGCGCCAAAGGATATCTATCGTGCCCCGGCCAACAGGTTTGTGGCTGAATTTGTCGGCCGCAACAACATCATCAGCGGCAAGGTGAAATCGGCCAAAGGCAAGACGGTGACCCTTGAGGGTGATCTCGGCACGTTTACGCTTCATCTCGGGGATAGGCCGAAGCCCGCGCCGGGCGATGCGGGGAGTTTCGTCATCGCGGCTGATCTTGTCCATCTTTCCGCAACCCGGCCAAAAGCCGCCAACAGCATTGAGTGCTCGCTGATTTCCGAGGAATTCATCGGCTCGGTGGTGACGCTTTTCCTCGAAGCCCCTGACGGCAGCGAGTTCAAGGTGCAGATCCAGGAACGTGAACTTGCGGATATGGATTTAAAGCATATGGGCAAGGTTTATGTTTCTTGGGCATCGGAACGTGCCCATTATATTGGTGCCGGATAA
- a CDS encoding nucleoside deaminase, with the protein MITDIDREMLKIAYAEAKAGFDAGGCPIGSVLARDGREVSRGHNQRVQQGDPIAHGEMDALRKAGRQKTYRDTVLYTTLSPCMMCSGTIVQFGIPRVVIGENRTFGGNEEFLRQRGVEIVIADDPDCIALMERFIREKPELWAEDIAED; encoded by the coding sequence ATGATCACGGATATCGACAGGGAAATGCTGAAGATTGCCTATGCCGAGGCGAAGGCAGGTTTTGATGCCGGGGGCTGCCCCATCGGCTCGGTACTGGCGCGCGATGGCCGGGAGGTTTCGCGGGGGCATAACCAGCGGGTTCAGCAGGGTGATCCGATCGCCCATGGAGAAATGGATGCCCTGCGCAAGGCCGGGCGGCAGAAAACCTATCGTGACACCGTGCTTTATACGACGCTGAGCCCCTGCATGATGTGCAGCGGCACCATCGTCCAGTTCGGTATCCCGCGGGTCGTGATCGGCGAGAACAGAACATTCGGCGGCAATGAAGAGTTTCTCCGCCAGCGCGGGGTTGAAATCGTCATCGCCGATGACCCCGACTGCATCGCGCTGATGGAGAGATTCATCCGCGAGAAACCCGAACTCTGGGCCGAAGATATCGCCGAGGACTGA
- a CDS encoding ABC transporter permease: MPVSGKSSETGITEAGSSGLFARLSLFKYSLRLPIVIWQALFFIAPLIFMVAMSFFIVRNYRMTEAFVMKNWLKMMSRDYFWDSYALTLGLATLATLVVMTVAFPAAYTLAFRVSETTRRWAVFLLIIPFFTSYLVRIFSWYVILAESGVINAVLGYIGLGPYVMLNTKFGTIIGYMTLTLPLVIILQTFSLANIDRSLVEAAHNLGCRPWRTIFRVVLPLARTGLIIAAVFCFILSFGDFVSPYYLGGSKPPTLPILIVDTVKSGQQWPRAAVVAVVMMVTLFIVAFAGIAAAYRRRVS; the protein is encoded by the coding sequence ATGCCTGTTTCAGGCAAATCATCGGAAACAGGAATAACGGAGGCCGGATCTTCGGGGCTTTTCGCGCGCCTGTCTCTTTTCAAGTACAGTCTGCGTCTGCCGATCGTGATATGGCAGGCCCTTTTCTTTATTGCGCCATTGATCTTCATGGTGGCGATGTCGTTCTTCATCGTGCGCAACTACCGCATGACCGAAGCCTTCGTGATGAAGAACTGGCTCAAGATGATGAGCCGGGACTATTTCTGGGACAGTTACGCGCTGACCCTTGGTCTTGCGACGCTGGCAACGCTGGTGGTCATGACGGTTGCCTTTCCGGCCGCCTATACTCTTGCTTTCCGGGTGTCGGAGACCACCCGCCGCTGGGCGGTGTTTCTGTTGATCATCCCCTTTTTCACCAGTTATCTTGTGCGGATATTTTCCTGGTATGTGATCCTGGCGGAAAGTGGTGTCATCAATGCCGTGCTGGGCTATATCGGGCTTGGGCCCTATGTGATGCTGAATACCAAATTCGGCACCATCATCGGCTACATGACCCTGACCCTGCCGCTGGTCATCATCCTGCAGACGTTTTCGCTTGCCAATATTGACCGGTCGCTGGTCGAGGCGGCGCATAACCTCGGCTGCCGGCCTTGGCGCACCATCTTCCGTGTCGTGCTGCCGCTGGCGCGCACGGGCCTCATCATCGCGGCGGTGTTCTGTTTCATCCTGTCTTTCGGTGATTTCGTGAGCCCCTATTATCTCGGCGGATCTAAGCCGCCAACCCTGCCGATCCTGATTGTCGATACGGTCAAATCCGGCCAGCAATGGCCCCGGGCGGCGGTGGTGGCGGTGGTCATGATGGTCACGCTGTTCATCGTCGCATTTGCCGGGATTGCGGCGGCCTACCGGCGGAGAGTTTCATGA
- a CDS encoding ABC transporter permease, translated as MKSDRLLKGFLFGYLGLVFVFIFAPIVFSIIFSFNSDRFPTIPLGSFTLKWYETIWQDPDVWEAARTSLLVSLSVAFLATFLGFTTAYTDYRYRFKLKPLYLALILLPPTIPLIIMALAMLAWFAKIGLSGQVVSIIIAHTVLTAPFAMAIIRLRLSQMDPSLEAAAWNLGADQWRALRRVIIPFCRPAIISSFCLTAAVSFDEFAIAWFISGLNKTIPVIILEIVTGNIDPQVNAIGSFVFLTSMTLVIIAQVVLMTRQKKEKGNHG; from the coding sequence ATGAAAAGTGACCGTCTGCTCAAAGGGTTTCTGTTCGGCTATCTCGGGCTTGTCTTTGTTTTCATCTTCGCGCCGATTGTCTTCAGCATCATTTTTTCCTTTAATTCGGACCGGTTCCCGACCATTCCGCTCGGCAGTTTCACGCTGAAATGGTATGAGACAATCTGGCAGGACCCCGATGTCTGGGAAGCGGCCAGAACAAGCCTGCTTGTGTCGCTCTCGGTTGCCTTTCTTGCAACCTTTCTCGGCTTTACCACCGCCTATACGGATTATCGCTACCGGTTCAAGCTCAAGCCGCTTTATCTGGCGTTGATCCTCTTGCCGCCGACTATACCGCTGATCATCATGGCGCTGGCCATGCTGGCATGGTTTGCCAAGATCGGTCTTTCGGGGCAGGTCGTGTCGATCATCATTGCCCATACCGTGCTGACGGCACCTTTTGCCATGGCCATCATCCGTCTGCGGTTGAGCCAGATGGATCCAAGTCTCGAGGCGGCGGCCTGGAATCTCGGGGCAGATCAGTGGCGGGCGCTGAGGCGGGTGATCATCCCCTTCTGCCGTCCTGCCATTATCTCATCCTTCTGTCTGACGGCGGCTGTATCCTTTGATGAATTTGCCATTGCCTGGTTCATCTCAGGCCTCAACAAGACGATACCGGTTATCATTCTTGAAATCGTGACCGGCAATATTGATCCGCAGGTCAACGCCATCGGAAGTTTTGTCTTCCTGACCTCCATGACGCTGGTCATCATCGCCCAGGTGGTGCTGATGACACGGCAAAAGAAAGAAAAGGGAAATCATGGCTGA
- a CDS encoding haloacid dehalogenase type II, translating to MKLSDYKALTFDVYGTLIDWESGMVEGLKPLTDKVGRPLSRDEILEAHAYHESSTQRWTPAKKYSDLLGVVYRRLAEEWGVEVTWEECQAYGLSVRQWPAFDDSRAALAYLKQHFKLIVLTNTDNTSFSGSNARLGVAFDGVFTAEDIGSYKPDDRNFEYMLETLRRQGIEKREILHTAESMFHDHAPANRHGLANCWIYRRHDKEGFGATMNPGDMPHYDFCFNSMAELVKAHQAEQAGA from the coding sequence ATGAAGCTGAGCGACTACAAGGCCCTGACCTTCGATGTCTACGGAACCCTGATTGATTGGGAAAGCGGCATGGTTGAGGGGCTGAAACCCCTGACGGATAAAGTCGGCCGCCCGCTCTCCCGTGATGAAATTCTGGAAGCCCACGCCTATCACGAGTCGTCAACGCAGCGCTGGACGCCGGCGAAAAAATACTCGGATCTGCTCGGGGTCGTGTATCGCCGGCTGGCCGAGGAATGGGGAGTTGAGGTAACCTGGGAAGAGTGCCAGGCTTACGGCCTTTCCGTCCGGCAATGGCCCGCCTTCGATGACAGCCGCGCCGCGCTTGCCTACCTGAAACAACATTTCAAGCTGATTGTCCTGACCAACACGGACAATACCAGTTTTTCCGGCTCCAATGCCCGCCTTGGCGTGGCTTTTGATGGCGTCTTCACCGCCGAGGATATCGGCAGTTACAAACCCGATGACCGGAATTTTGAATATATGCTTGAGACGCTTCGCCGCCAGGGGATTGAGAAGCGCGAGATCCTGCACACGGCCGAAAGCATGTTCCATGATCACGCACCGGCAAACAGGCATGGACTGGCGAATTGCTGGATTTACCGTCGCCACGACAAGGAAGGATTCGGGGCAACCATGAACCCCGGCGATATGCCGCACTATGATTTCTGCTTCAACAGCATGGCGGAACTCGTCAAGGCCCACCAGGCGGAACAGGCCGGGGCATAA
- a CDS encoding polysaccharide deacetylase, which translates to MISNPVPWPNGARCACVISFDMDADSLIHITRPDDSNDRLYPISMGRYGPTVAVPRILETYRRLGIKQSFFIPGWCIETYPDAVEAILEGGHEIGHHGYLHEDPIDAPDQRAWFEKALAVHHKYCGGTPAGYRAPVYNINQEVVDLLIEHGFRYDSSMMADDIPYRLETKDGGLWEMPVHWGGDDWPPFAHYAEIGYMMPVKAPSVGLSGFWEEFEAAYEAGGFFMLILHPFLTGRLARWKQVEAWLEETLNSKHVWFARLDQIADHLDQVVASGAYVPRRDKLPYYTAPIGRSS; encoded by the coding sequence ATGATCAGCAACCCTGTACCCTGGCCGAATGGCGCCCGCTGCGCCTGCGTGATATCCTTTGACATGGATGCGGACAGCCTCATTCATATCACCCGCCCCGATGATTCCAACGATCGGCTCTATCCAATCAGCATGGGGCGTTACGGGCCGACCGTGGCCGTGCCGCGGATTCTTGAAACCTATCGGAGGCTGGGCATCAAGCAGTCCTTCTTCATTCCCGGCTGGTGCATTGAAACCTACCCTGACGCCGTTGAGGCCATTCTTGAGGGCGGGCATGAGATCGGCCATCACGGCTATCTGCATGAAGACCCGATTGACGCACCGGACCAGCGTGCCTGGTTCGAGAAAGCGCTGGCGGTGCATCATAAATACTGCGGCGGCACCCCGGCCGGATATCGGGCGCCGGTCTATAACATCAATCAGGAAGTCGTCGATCTTCTGATCGAACATGGCTTCCGGTATGATTCGTCCATGATGGCCGATGATATTCCCTACCGGCTTGAGACAAAAGATGGCGGGCTCTGGGAAATGCCGGTACATTGGGGGGGCGATGACTGGCCGCCTTTCGCGCATTACGCCGAAATCGGATATATGATGCCGGTCAAGGCGCCGTCGGTGGGCCTGTCCGGTTTCTGGGAGGAATTCGAGGCCGCCTATGAGGCCGGAGGTTTTTTCATGCTCATCCTCCATCCTTTCCTCACCGGCAGGCTGGCCCGCTGGAAACAGGTCGAGGCCTGGCTGGAAGAGACGCTAAACTCAAAACATGTCTGGTTTGCCCGGCTGGACCAGATCGCCGATCATCTGGATCAGGTGGTGGCCAGTGGTGCGTATGTGCCGCGGCGGGATAAACTCCCCTATTACACCGCACCAATAGGACGCTCGAGCTAG
- the upp gene encoding uracil phosphoribosyltransferase, with the protein MTDHNASIVHHPLIQHKLSIMRDVETPTAKFRQLLREISLLLAYEVCRDLETEEVDIQTPLEVAKLPKLEGKKLCFISILRAGNGLLDGMLDLVPSARVGHVGLYRDPKTLVPVEYYLKLPESLDERVCVVVDPMLATGNSAAAGVQRIKDAGAKRIKFVCLLAAPEGIASFSAEHPDVPIYTAAIDRELNDHGYILPGLGDAGDRMYGTK; encoded by the coding sequence ATGACCGACCATAACGCCAGTATCGTCCATCACCCGCTGATCCAGCATAAATTGTCCATCATGCGGGATGTGGAAACGCCAACGGCGAAATTCCGCCAGCTTCTGCGGGAGATCAGCCTGCTGCTCGCCTATGAGGTCTGCCGTGATCTGGAAACCGAAGAGGTGGATATCCAGACCCCGCTTGAAGTGGCAAAACTTCCCAAGCTTGAGGGCAAGAAACTGTGTTTCATCTCCATCCTGAGGGCGGGCAACGGGCTTCTCGATGGCATGCTTGATCTCGTTCCCTCGGCGCGTGTCGGTCATGTCGGTCTTTATCGCGACCCGAAGACGCTGGTGCCGGTGGAATATTATCTGAAACTGCCGGAAAGCCTTGATGAACGTGTCTGCGTGGTGGTTGACCCGATGCTGGCCACGGGCAATTCAGCCGCCGCCGGGGTGCAGCGGATCAAGGATGCCGGCGCCAAGCGGATCAAGTTTGTCTGCCTTCTTGCCGCACCGGAAGGGATTGCATCCTTCTCCGCCGAGCATCCCGATGTGCCGATCTACACCGCCGCCATTGACCGTGAGCTCAATGACCATGGGTATATTCTGCCTGGTCTTGGTGATGCGGGCGACCGGATGTACGGCACCAAATAG
- a CDS encoding FkbM family methyltransferase encodes MLLSTFYFFAKIFRYLPKTKKVHLLDMNATFFVPINNHYVCDDLIDISKQKREPVLYEWLNNLDDGSILFDIGTSYGQESSLASSLTNKNVKVFGFDCSLYQSHFCALNKKLNNDRFKFIFAAVGARSGELINITANSDTHIPSLHKKNVTYEYEVMSLALDDFAKSNNVTPTHIKIDVDGAENEVLKGAINILQSQSIKEVFIEIDNDNLAIIDFMTSQGFKIRWQVSKDQNVDILFSKSS; translated from the coding sequence ATGCTTCTTTCTACTTTCTATTTTTTTGCAAAAATATTCAGATATTTGCCAAAGACAAAGAAGGTACATTTGCTTGATATGAATGCCACTTTCTTTGTTCCGATAAATAACCATTATGTATGTGACGACTTAATTGACATATCAAAACAAAAAAGAGAACCAGTGTTATATGAATGGCTGAATAATTTGGACGATGGTTCCATTTTATTTGATATCGGAACAAGTTATGGCCAAGAATCTTCACTAGCGTCATCTTTAACAAATAAAAATGTAAAGGTCTTTGGGTTTGATTGCAGTCTTTATCAAAGTCACTTTTGTGCATTAAATAAGAAACTCAATAACGACAGATTTAAGTTCATATTTGCCGCAGTTGGGGCAAGATCAGGGGAATTAATAAATATCACGGCTAACTCTGATACGCATATACCGTCATTACATAAAAAGAATGTCACTTACGAGTATGAAGTAATGTCTCTTGCATTAGATGATTTTGCAAAATCAAATAATGTTACGCCAACCCATATAAAGATTGATGTTGATGGAGCGGAAAACGAAGTATTGAAAGGCGCAATTAATATACTTCAATCTCAATCAATAAAAGAAGTCTTCATAGAAATAGATAATGATAATCTTGCCATTATAGATTTTATGACTTCACAAGGATTTAAAATCCGTTGGCAAGTTAGCAAAGACCAGAATGTTGATATTCTTTTTTCAAAATCTTCTTGA
- a CDS encoding DUF1989 domain-containing protein — protein sequence MSLPLYDPAFSEGVNASLTAAVSPDGTPETGMRYRIPPRCGVAVRLKAGQLLRVENTHGTQVCDFWAYLGSDMGQFLSMSHCRTWLQSVFPKVGDKLVTNRRQPLLEIECDTSPGVHDTIMSCCDWPRYQLLGCDEYHDNCADNLRMALKAIGLTPPLVPDPFNLWMNIPITDEGRTSFEPTVSSPGDVVGLRALEDSIAVMSACPQDKNPINGRDAVPTELHFTVEA from the coding sequence ATGAGCCTGCCTTTATATGACCCCGCCTTTTCCGAAGGGGTAAATGCCAGCCTGACCGCAGCTGTTTCGCCCGACGGCACGCCCGAGACCGGCATGCGTTACCGTATCCCGCCCCGATGTGGCGTCGCGGTCCGCCTCAAGGCAGGGCAGTTGTTGCGGGTAGAGAATACCCACGGCACGCAGGTCTGTGACTTCTGGGCCTATCTGGGATCGGATATGGGGCAGTTTCTTTCCATGTCGCATTGCCGGACCTGGCTTCAGTCCGTTTTCCCGAAAGTCGGGGACAAGCTTGTGACCAATCGGCGCCAGCCGCTGCTTGAAATTGAATGCGACACCTCGCCGGGGGTGCATGATACGATCATGTCCTGCTGCGACTGGCCGCGGTATCAGTTGCTGGGATGTGACGAATATCATGACAACTGCGCTGATAATCTGCGGATGGCACTTAAGGCAATCGGGCTCACGCCGCCGCTGGTTCCCGATCCGTTCAATCTCTGGATGAATATTCCCATCACGGATGAAGGTCGTACCTCTTTTGAGCCGACGGTCTCATCCCCCGGAGATGTGGTGGGTCTCAGGGCGCTTGAAGACTCCATTGCCGTGATGTCCGCCTGCCCGCAGGACAAGAACCCGATCAATGGCCGTGACGCGGTGCCCACCGAACTGCATTTCACGGTCGAGGCGTAG
- a CDS encoding DUF1688 family protein: MMTGDQDAVTALLTPESVRQRCHELFDAATLGEVDHFHLHLENLDAATELVLEEIRTNYPDGKVPFHSRWRHFELGGRDLWAELAAGLADVSPEEKARRRMDLAVVSVLLDAGAGAEWQYADAGTGLVYGRSEGLALASIRLVESGRLSRYGVDDPLRVDAVALEAISAADLAEVFQVSSENPLVGLEERAGLLNRLGAALGGAAEMFGRDGELRPGNLYDYLTARQEGEGLKAREILIALLRGIGSIWPEGVRLGDIPVGDVGHHPKIIRQDITNGVLPFHKLSQWMAYSLIEPLEEAGIRVVELDALTGLAEYRNGGLFIDTEVLSLKDADAAALAHHPKSPLVVEWRGLTVALLDKVAAAVRQHTGDDAESLPLASVLQGGTWTAGRKIAREFRPDGGPPLTLDSSGTIF; the protein is encoded by the coding sequence ATGATGACAGGGGATCAAGATGCCGTCACCGCTCTGCTGACGCCTGAATCTGTCCGCCAGCGTTGCCATGAGCTGTTCGATGCCGCCACACTCGGCGAGGTTGATCATTTTCATCTCCACCTTGAAAACCTTGACGCCGCAACGGAACTGGTGCTTGAGGAAATACGCACCAACTATCCTGATGGCAAGGTGCCGTTCCACAGCCGGTGGCGGCATTTTGAGCTCGGTGGCCGAGATCTCTGGGCAGAACTGGCGGCGGGGCTTGCTGATGTATCCCCAGAAGAGAAGGCACGTCGGCGGATGGATCTTGCGGTGGTGTCGGTTCTGCTCGATGCCGGGGCCGGGGCGGAGTGGCAGTATGCCGATGCCGGAACCGGGCTTGTCTACGGCAGATCCGAAGGACTTGCCCTTGCCAGCATTCGTCTGGTGGAAAGCGGCAGGCTCAGCCGGTATGGAGTTGATGACCCTCTTCGTGTCGATGCAGTAGCGCTGGAAGCCATAAGTGCGGCAGATCTGGCTGAAGTCTTCCAGGTCAGTTCCGAGAACCCGCTTGTCGGGCTGGAAGAACGGGCAGGGCTTCTCAACCGGCTTGGGGCTGCCCTCGGCGGGGCGGCGGAGATGTTCGGCCGGGATGGCGAGCTGCGCCCGGGAAATCTCTATGACTATCTGACCGCCCGGCAGGAAGGCGAGGGGCTGAAGGCGCGTGAAATTCTCATCGCGCTGTTGCGCGGGATCGGCAGCATCTGGCCGGAAGGCGTGCGTCTGGGTGATATCCCGGTTGGCGATGTCGGCCATCATCCGAAGATCATCCGGCAGGATATCACCAATGGTGTCCTGCCTTTTCATAAACTCTCGCAATGGATGGCTTATTCCTTGATCGAACCTCTTGAAGAGGCCGGGATCAGGGTGGTGGAACTCGATGCACTGACCGGGCTTGCCGAATACAGAAATGGCGGACTATTTATCGACACGGAAGTCCTTTCCCTTAAGGATGCCGACGCGGCGGCTCTGGCGCATCACCCGAAAAGCCCGCTGGTGGTGGAATGGCGCGGGCTGACCGTGGCGCTGCTCGACAAGGTGGCGGCAGCCGTGCGCCAGCATACAGGCGATGACGCGGAAAGCCTGCCTCTTGCAAGCGTGCTTCAGGGCGGTACCTGGACCGCTGGACGAAAGATCGCAAGAGAGTTTCGCCCCGATGGCGGCCCGCCGCTGACGCTTGACAGCAGCGGCACGATTTTCTGA
- a CDS encoding TetR family transcriptional regulator C-terminal domain-containing protein produces MRARILKAAETVFARQGFSGARLMEIAAEAGLPKANLLYYFRSKEEIYRSVCQDILETWLGALGDISAKDKPEDALRKYIEAKMDLSLKRPNASKVFAMEIIAGAPVIGDYLAHDLKDWVSKQAEVFEIWQARGEMAEVPPRHVLFLIWAATQTYADFSTQITAVLGSETISADEYAKAVETVTEVILRGLGTR; encoded by the coding sequence ATGAGGGCCCGTATCCTCAAGGCCGCTGAAACCGTTTTTGCCCGGCAGGGCTTCAGCGGAGCAAGGCTGATGGAAATCGCCGCTGAAGCCGGTCTGCCAAAGGCTAATCTTCTCTATTACTTCCGCAGCAAGGAAGAGATTTACCGTTCTGTCTGCCAGGATATTCTCGAAACCTGGCTTGGAGCGCTCGGCGATATTTCGGCGAAGGACAAGCCGGAGGATGCTTTGCGAAAATATATCGAAGCGAAAATGGATCTGTCGCTGAAACGGCCGAATGCCTCCAAGGTCTTTGCCATGGAGATTATCGCCGGTGCTCCGGTCATCGGCGACTATCTGGCCCATGATCTGAAAGACTGGGTCAGCAAACAGGCCGAGGTGTTCGAGATCTGGCAGGCGCGCGGGGAGATGGCTGAAGTTCCGCCCCGGCATGTGCTCTTCCTTATATGGGCGGCTACCCAGACATACGCTGATTTCAGCACCCAGATCACCGCTGTGCTCGGGAGCGAGACGATCAGCGCCGATGAATACGCAAAAGCCGTTGAAACCGTTACCGAAGTGATCCTCCGCGGCCTTGGAACAAGATAA
- a CDS encoding GTP cyclohydrolase II, producing the protein MSSPRHIVLTSHSRSNYFSPIHWGAEDARSRGPVIGSVSNPMHRNVIGTHSGSYSVYRAVSVAAGRLDPAHVPDLTNTSPVTRIGPHPQWSEPEKIVSFDPWGHVVADEFKEQISEGFDIRPTIAITQARLKLMELRDAIDQGRLKPDGRVLLGNGDVNVTKIAIDPVWYIPGLARRFGVDEHAFRRVIFEQMGGMYPELVTRSDLEVFLPPIGGITAYIFGDPETLHDLAVPLACRVHDECNGSDVFGSDICTCRPYLTHGIEICVDMAQKGGNGLVVYNRKEGRALGEVTKFLVYNARKRQEGGDSAAKYFERTECVAGVQDARFQELMPDIFHWLGITRIDRFASMSDMKHDALVAQGIEIGERLDIPEELIPEDAHVEMEAKKAAGYFTKEAPKKGEDLDGVKGRAIDE; encoded by the coding sequence ATGTCCAGCCCTCGCCATATCGTATTGACGTCCCATTCAAGGTCGAACTATTTCTCCCCGATCCACTGGGGTGCGGAAGACGCGCGCAGTCGCGGCCCGGTGATTGGCAGCGTATCCAATCCCATGCATCGAAATGTCATCGGGACGCATTCCGGCAGTTATTCCGTGTATCGTGCCGTTTCCGTTGCTGCTGGCAGGCTTGATCCCGCGCATGTGCCGGACCTGACCAACACTTCCCCGGTCACCCGCATCGGCCCGCATCCCCAATGGAGTGAACCGGAGAAAATCGTCTCCTTTGATCCCTGGGGGCATGTGGTGGCGGATGAATTCAAGGAACAGATCAGCGAAGGGTTTGATATCCGCCCGACGATTGCCATCACCCAGGCCAGGCTCAAACTGATGGAACTTCGCGATGCTATCGATCAGGGCAGGCTGAAGCCGGATGGCCGGGTGCTACTCGGCAACGGCGATGTGAATGTCACGAAGATCGCGATTGATCCGGTCTGGTATATTCCGGGTCTGGCGCGGCGGTTCGGGGTCGATGAACACGCGTTCCGGCGAGTGATTTTTGAGCAGATGGGCGGGATGTATCCGGAACTGGTGACGCGATCGGATCTTGAGGTGTTTCTGCCCCCGATCGGCGGTATTACCGCCTATATTTTCGGCGATCCTGAAACTCTTCATGATCTGGCGGTACCGCTCGCCTGCCGCGTGCATGATGAATGCAATGGCTCTGATGTGTTCGGCTCGGATATCTGTACCTGCAGGCCCTATCTTACCCATGGGATCGAGATCTGTGTCGACATGGCCCAGAAAGGGGGCAACGGGCTGGTGGTCTATAACCGCAAGGAAGGCCGGGCGCTGGGCGAGGTGACCAAGTTTCTTGTCTATAACGCCCGCAAACGCCAGGAAGGCGGAGATTCCGCCGCCAAGTATTTCGAGCGGACCGAATGCGTCGCCGGTGTTCAGGATGCCCGCTTTCAGGAACTGATGCCGGATATCTTCCACTGGCTTGGGATCACGCGGATTGACCGCTTTGCTTCGATGAGCGACATGAAACATGATGCACTTGTCGCCCAGGGTATCGAAATCGGTGAGCGGCTTGATATCCCGGAAGAGTTGATCCCCGAAGATGCGCATGTCGAAATGGAAGCCAAGAAAGCGGCCGGATATTTCACCAAGGAGGCCCCGAAGAAAGGGGAGGATCTCGATGGGGTCAAGGGCAGGGCAATCGACGAATGA